CGCCTGCTGCTGGCCCTGCTGCTGGCCCTGGCCGCCCTCCCGGCGCTGGCCGAACCGCCCACCGATGCCGACGTCAACCGCCTGCTGTCGGCCTCGCGCGCACAGAACATGCTCGACACCATGCTGCCGCAGATCGAGGCGATGCAGCGCCAGCAGTTCGCCCAGCTGACCGCGCAGCACCCGCTCGACGCCGCCCAGCAGCAGAAGCTGCAGCAGATCCAGGAGCGCACCCAGGCCACCGTGCGCAAGGCGCTGTCGTGGCAGGAGATGCGTCCGCTCTACGTCAACCTGTACAAGCAGACCTTCTCCAAGCAGGACGTGCTGGCGATGGCCGAGTTCTACGAGAGCCCGGCCGGCCAGAGCTTGCTCGACAAGACCCCGCAGCTGATGCAGAACCTGATGGGCGCGATCCAGCAGAAGATGACCCCGCTGTTCGCCGACCTGCAGAAGGATCTGGAACAGACGGTCAACGCGTCGCCGGCCAAGTAGCGCCCACAACCATCTGCATTCGTAGGAGCGGCTTCAGCCGCGACCGGGCGTTACCGATGAAGTCCGGTCGCGGCTGAAGCCGCTCCTACAGTTCGCTGCTCAGGGATGCGCGATAGCGTTCCATGAGTGTGCTATCAGCACGCTCGCCACTTCGCGGTCCGCGATACCCCGCCGGATAACGCAGCATTTCAGTTCATATAAATATAATCGGCCGTTTCGCGATCGCCCCAGACAGCACAATTGCCTGTTCCATGCACATAGACCACCTTGCCTTGTGCGGAAGCGCTTAGCAGCAGTGCGTACTGGGCTCTTCCCGATTGGGTCGACAATGACAACGCCAATGCCGTGCTGGAGCACGCGGGCACGTTCGTGTAGGGCCCATCGAGGGAAAAAAACACGACATCCTGAGAGTGCGCCATGATCGTT
This genomic stretch from Xanthomonas sacchari harbors:
- a CDS encoding DUF2059 domain-containing protein translates to MSPTPRFFRWPQRLLLALLLALAALPALAEPPTDADVNRLLSASRAQNMLDTMLPQIEAMQRQQFAQLTAQHPLDAAQQQKLQQIQERTQATVRKALSWQEMRPLYVNLYKQTFSKQDVLAMAEFYESPAGQSLLDKTPQLMQNLMGAIQQKMTPLFADLQKDLEQTVNASPAK